Proteins from a genomic interval of Anolis sagrei isolate rAnoSag1 chromosome 1, rAnoSag1.mat, whole genome shotgun sequence:
- the LOC137094766 gene encoding olfactory receptor 5G9-like, producing the protein MGKEMKLQNIGLQDISKENHSLVLEFVLLGLTNSSQLRIPFFIFFLVVYLFTFLGNLGMILLIRSNSQLHTPMYYFLSKLSFVDLCYSSVVTPKLLMDFVVKKNTISWGGCAAQMWFFGFFVAIECHLLASMAYDRYIAISKPLLYTVIMSRNVCVFLTAVPYLLGLLNGTVHTSLTFQLIFCKATINHFFCDIPAVISLSCSDTSFNLAVLFGLSFAQGTLSGCIVIISYIYILAATLKIRSTEGRWKVFSTCSSHLTAVSLFYGTLFFIYVRPSSGSTVEEDKIVSMCYTIMIPMLNPLIYSLRNKEVKDAVKRILSMSRPARRAGSSDVY; encoded by the exons ATGGGCAAAGAAATGAAACTGCAGAACATAG GACTACAAGACATATCAAAGGAAAATCATAGCTTGGTGCTTGAGTTTGTCCTCCTGGGTTTAACTAACTCCTCACAGCTGCGGATCCCTTTCTTCATATTTTTCCTAGTAGTTTACCTGTTCACCTTTCTGGGGAATCTTGGCATGATCCTATTAATCAGGAGTAACTCCCAGCTTCATACCCCCATGTACTACTTCCTCAGCAAACTGTCCTTTGTTGATCTCTGCTATTCCTCTGTGGTCACTCCTAAACTCTTGATGGATTTTGTAGTGAAAAAGAACACGATTTCTTGGGGTGGCTGTGCTGCGCAGAtgtggttttttggcttttttgtcGCCATAGAGTGTCATCTGCTGGCTTCCATGGCTTATGACCGATACATAGCAATTTCCAAGCCTCTTCTCTATACGGTCATTATGTCTAGGAACGTTTGTGTCTTTTTGACAGCAGTACCATATCTCTTAGGGCTGCTGAATGGTACTGTACATACCAGCTTAACGTTTCAGTTAATTTTCTGCAAAGCCACAATCAATCATTTCTTCTGCGACATCCCTGCTGTGATATCACTCTCCTGTTCTGATACAAGCTTCAACTTGGCTGTGCTTTTTGGGCTTTCTTTTGCCCAAGGTACTCTTAGTGGCTGTATTGTTATCATCTCCTACATCTACATTCTTGCTGCCACCCTTAAAATCCGATCCACTGAAGGAAGGTGGAAAGTTTTCTCCACTTGCTCTTCCCATCTCACTGCCGTTTCTCTATTCTATGGGACCCTTTTCTTTATCTATGTGAGGCCCAGTTCTGGTTCAACAGTAGAAGAAGACAAGATTGTTTCCATGTGCTACACCATTATGATCCCCATGTTGAACCCCTTGATCTACAGCCTGAGGAACAAGGAGGTGAAAGATGCAGTGAAGAGAATTCTCAG CATGAgcagacctgccagaagagctggGTCTTCAGATGTGTATTAA